One Anatilimnocola floriformis genomic window, GTCATTCCACTTGTACGAACCCAAGATACCCCAGTGGGTGAAGGGTTCGCCGTACTGCATCGTGTAAGCGTGCGAGTAGAAGAAGTTGCCGTTGGCGGGCACCACTTCGTAACCGATCACGGTGTAGAAGTGACCGATCTTGATCGAGTTCTGCTCGTTACCCACTTCGGCGTAGAGCTGCGGAATGGCCAGGCCGTAGAACGGGCTGCCGTTCCACTTCGGTGCGCCGACGATGTCGGTTTCCCAGCCGTTCGACTGTGTGAAGATGTAATCGCTGCCGTACAGAGCATCGATGCGGCCACCCCAATTCCAGCAGCAGGTTTCGCGATCGATGGTCTTTTCGCCAACGATGTACAGTTGGTTCAACATCGCTTCGTTGCGATCGTTGAAGGTCACCGGACCGTTGTAACGGCTCGGGGGGCTGTCGGGGTTGCCGGTCCAGCCGCCATGCACGAAGCCGTTGATGTTCCAGCATTTTTCCTTCTGGCAGAACAGCCGCCAAGGATCGCACTTGGCTTCTTCTTCCTCGGCAGGTGCTTCGGCCGGGGCGGCAGCTTGCGGTTCCATGCGCGGAGCCGGCGGCACGGCGCCATGGGGCCGAGCCTCGACGGGCGGCTGCGGCGGCCCTTCGACAGGTTGGGTAAAGTCAGCGACCGTATAGGTGGTCTGCGCGCCGGCAATCAGCGGCAGGCCCAAAGATGTCGCGATGCTCATCGTCGCGGCAGCAAGCCAATTAAATTTCATTCCAAGTTCCTCGTGGTGCATGTGTCATGCACGCTGCTTATTGTCCGTGTTGGTCGAGTGACCAACTTGCACCGCAACCGCCTGCGGTCCCCGTGCAGAGCGACACCCGCTAATGCAGATGTTCCCACCGCTCTCGGACTTCAGTTCACTCGGGCAGGCACAGAACTCCTGTCCCGAGTTCCTGGCCGTATTAACTGTTTCGTGCGGAGCTTTTGGAATAATTAATACTCGCGGAGCTATCGAAAAGGTCTGCTTGCGGCGAAAGGTCGCCGCAGCTTGCCCGGCTTCCGTGAGCGGAACAACTTCTTGCCTGTGAATGGCCAGCGAGGCAATTATGGGGCTCATGCCAGCCCCCCTTTCGTACCCCCAGAATATTGCAGCTGACTCAAATCGCCGATTTCTTACTAAGTCATTTCTATAAAAGACTTAACGACGAAAAACGGGTGCAATACCTCGCTCCAGATATCGCACATTATTGCCGCTATTTTGGGTGGTTCGTCTGGTCTGAGAATCAGCAATACGCCCGTGACGCCTCCAGCCCAGCTTTCAATCCTGCGACCACCGGCCTCGTGCCGGTGGGGCGATCACTGGTCAGCTACCAACGCCACCACCGGGTGCATTCTCAGCGGCTCGCTACTCTTCCTCTTCTTCATGCAGCGTCGTCTTGCTCACGATGTCTTGCTGCACGCTGCTCGGCATGATGTCGTAGTGGGCGAGCTCCATCGTAAAACTCCCCTGTCCGCCGGTCATGCTGCTCAGCGTGCGGGCATAGGTGGTGACTTCGCGCAGCGGCACTTCGGCGAAGATCGTTTGATAGCCGCCGCCAGCCGAGTCGGTTCCTTGCACGCGGCCGCCGCGGCCTGACATGTCGCTGTAGAGATCACCCATGAACTTCTCGGGAACGGTCACTTCCATCCGCACGATCGGCTCGAGGAGCGCGGGCTTCGCTTGTTGAAAAACATTTCGGAATGCCATCGAGCCGGCGATCTTAAACGCGGCTTCGCTGCTGTCGACATCGTGATGCTTGCCGTAGTGAACTTCCACGGCAACGTCTTGCACCGTGTGACCAGCGATCACTCCCTTTTCGATTCGCTCTTTGAAACCTTTCTCGATGGCAGGCAAAAAGTTGCCGGGAATGCTGCCGCCGACGACGCTGTTGACCCACAAGAAGCGATGCGTTTCGTCGAAATGAAATTCCTTCATCTGCGGAAAGCGTTCCTTCGTGCAGAACTGCTCCGGCGTGACGTTGCGCGGCAGCGGATACATGCGAATGTGGACCTCGCCGAATTGACCGCGACCGCCCGATTGTTTTTTGTGGCGGTAACTTCCCTCGGCACTCGCCATGATCGTTTCGCGGAACGGAATCTTCGGCACTTTGCTGTCGACGTCGAGTTTGTCGCGCCGATGCAACCGTTCGCGAATGATCTGCAAATGCAGATCGCTCATGCCGGTCATGACTAGTTCTTTGGTCTGCACATCGCGCTCGATCTTCAGCGTCGAATCCTCTTCGACGAGCTTATGCAGTGACGTCGAGAGCTTGGCTTCGTCGGTATGGCTCTTCGGCTTCACGGCCAAGCCGACCATCGGTGTGGGGAACGGAATGCGCGGCATTTCAAATTCGCCCAAGGAATTACCGGTGTGCAGATCTTCCATCTTCGCCACGGCGACAATGTCTCCCACGCCGGCACTCTCGACGGCTTTCGTTTCGGCCCCTTGCACGTCGAGCAGTGGACCAATCTTGACCCCTTTCTTCGCGCCGCAAACATGCACCTGATCGTCCTTCTTCAGCGTGCCGGAATAAATCCGCAGATAGGTAAGCTTCTGCACAAAGGGATCGATCCGCGTCTTGAAAACCTGTGCGATCAGCGGCGCCGCCGGATCGGCTTTGATCTTGATCTCGTCTCCCTCGATTCCATCGCGATGGCCTTCCTTGTAAGCAATCCGTTGAATGTGCCCCGGCGGCAAGGCTTCGTGCGCGAGAACTTCGAGCAGTTCTTTCAAACCGACGCCGGTCTTCGCC contains:
- a CDS encoding porin; the protein is MKFNWLAAATMSIATSLGLPLIAGAQTTYTVADFTQPVEGPPQPPVEARPHGAVPPAPRMEPQAAAPAEAPAEEEEAKCDPWRLFCQKEKCWNINGFVHGGWTGNPDSPPSRYNGPVTFNDRNEAMLNQLYIVGEKTIDRETCCWNWGGRIDALYGSDYIFTQSNGWETDIVGAPKWNGSPFYGLAIPQLYAEVGNEQNSIKIGHFYTVIGYEVVPANGNFFYSHAYTMQYGEPFTHWGILGSYKWNDEINLNYALVNGWDALNRSQDDPGFILGLTWTGERDTLAFNVMFGKEPTVNNANDYTNRYMHSLVYTWNISDSWQYIFQHDFASQDNADRAGANQAQWYGVNQYLFYKINDCWKWGLRGEWFRDDAGVRVTGLRPDAGQPLAGSGFSGSFYEVTTGLNWTPTSNLTVRAEYRYDKFDGNAVAGAAAQPYGDGTRSDQSLVALDFIYLY
- a CDS encoding elongation factor G is translated as MAKVTVAELRNIAFCGHGASGKTTLLDRLLALTGAVHGEPSVDNGSSICDFDPEEKAHKRTIESSIVHFSHEGKRINAIDTPGYSDFIGQTIGALRAVEMAAIVINAHSGIEVNTRRVFQEAGKAGVGRMIIINRMDDINIDFPKLIENIRDTFGNACALLNIPIGHGAGFKGVITTLDKGDDAGALLPVSEAHTQLIESIIEVDAALMEKYFEGEEPSHEKVEELTEQAIARGTLIPIVCCSAKTGVGLKELLEVLAHEALPPGHIQRIAYKEGHRDGIEGDEIKIKADPAAPLIAQVFKTRIDPFVQKLTYLRIYSGTLKKDDQVHVCGAKKGVKIGPLLDVQGAETKAVESAGVGDIVAVAKMEDLHTGNSLGEFEMPRIPFPTPMVGLAVKPKSHTDEAKLSTSLHKLVEEDSTLKIERDVQTKELVMTGMSDLHLQIIRERLHRRDKLDVDSKVPKIPFRETIMASAEGSYRHKKQSGGRGQFGEVHIRMYPLPRNVTPEQFCTKERFPQMKEFHFDETHRFLWVNSVVGGSIPGNFLPAIEKGFKERIEKGVIAGHTVQDVAVEVHYGKHHDVDSSEAAFKIAGSMAFRNVFQQAKPALLEPIVRMEVTVPEKFMGDLYSDMSGRGGRVQGTDSAGGGYQTIFAEVPLREVTTYARTLSSMTGGQGSFTMELAHYDIMPSSVQQDIVSKTTLHEEEEE